One region of Pseudoalteromonas sp. R3 genomic DNA includes:
- a CDS encoding AraC family transcriptional regulator yields MAETIVMVLTAMLIGQVALSVPVLLIKQSTRAYRIPLVVFLSACGVLALNAIVPVVIPDWYQAYTVIGFPMLFVLCPALRLYIEGITTHKSRTLYKLNPKKFVLLWPAIVVSSIIATLPSQQHRALFVTDEIPTGLHAVVLAGAMLALICAWLVECGLTIVVLIKHLMVFRTELKAHYSNLDDPRIFATKRLIFMAMCIWVLALSCAFLSSLFGHAILTLSAEILTALILTWSLTFFAMQQTTPLLIPALDNEVDRVNALDKPSSQDTLNKYHKSALDKDRSARIVKKVTSAMQDDKLYLDADLTLQKLSDASGVSANYLSQVLNETLKVNFFDFVNHWRIEAAKARLLASKDSVLHIALEVGFNARSSFYKAFKKETGLTPSEYRRVGK; encoded by the coding sequence GTGGCTGAAACTATTGTGATGGTACTTACGGCGATGCTAATTGGGCAAGTTGCCTTGAGTGTACCTGTGTTGCTAATAAAGCAGTCAACACGCGCTTATCGAATACCGCTGGTGGTATTTCTCAGTGCCTGTGGCGTGCTGGCCCTGAATGCAATCGTGCCGGTTGTAATACCTGACTGGTATCAGGCGTATACGGTTATTGGTTTTCCTATGCTGTTTGTGCTTTGCCCTGCATTACGCCTTTATATAGAGGGGATCACGACACACAAAAGTCGGACTTTGTATAAACTGAATCCAAAAAAGTTCGTTTTGTTATGGCCCGCAATAGTGGTTTCAAGCATCATTGCTACCTTGCCATCACAACAGCACCGGGCACTTTTTGTTACCGATGAAATACCTACTGGGTTACATGCTGTGGTACTGGCTGGTGCGATGCTGGCCCTGATATGTGCCTGGCTGGTTGAATGCGGATTGACCATAGTGGTATTAATAAAACACCTGATGGTATTCAGAACTGAACTAAAAGCTCACTATTCTAACCTTGATGACCCCAGGATATTCGCGACAAAACGGCTTATTTTTATGGCCATGTGTATCTGGGTTTTAGCGCTGAGCTGCGCTTTTCTGTCCAGCCTGTTTGGACATGCTATATTGACGCTTAGCGCTGAAATACTGACTGCATTGATACTTACCTGGAGCCTGACCTTTTTTGCCATGCAACAAACCACCCCATTGCTTATTCCTGCTTTGGATAATGAGGTAGACAGGGTGAATGCTCTGGATAAACCAAGTAGCCAAGATACACTCAATAAGTACCATAAATCGGCTCTGGATAAGGACCGCTCCGCCCGGATAGTCAAAAAAGTCACCTCAGCGATGCAGGATGATAAGCTCTATCTGGATGCCGATCTGACGTTACAAAAGCTTTCCGATGCAAGCGGCGTATCAGCCAACTACCTTTCTCAGGTGTTAAACGAAACACTGAAAGTGAACTTCTTCGATTTTGTGAATCACTGGCGCATCGAGGCTGCAAAAGCGCGTTTACTGGCTAGTAAAGACTCAGTGCTACATATTGCGCTTGAGGTTGGATTTAACGCACGCTCTTCATTTTATAAGGCATTTAAAAAGGAAACGGGACTGACGCCGAGTGAGTATAGGCGAGTCGGCAAGTGA
- a CDS encoding diacylglycerol kinase family protein, which produces MSTAHYYLVLLLFTLPLIILNLNNLMLLPSIWLSASIACVYVAYALDRPELFRKRTTGQVPFYIKVLLLPYFIGAQLYNAWQRYQDSVPPVQEVKDNLFLACRLFPSDIPMLQSKQVEAILDVTAEFDGLNWSAEEQGLYYLNIPILDHQTPSETQLRHALNWITVMHQLNKKVVVHCALGRGRSVFVVAAYLMLQDPSLSVDDAMQFINGKRQTARLNRYQHRRLSSLMHRVHEAPSVRLPIIINPVSGGGKWHLYDNQVIGLLCSQYTLVLHFTEQDTDVAALAAKLSQDTERLIACGGDGTLTAVAHALVNSECKLGFIPLGTANALAHVLLGIRSKVDPVSSACDVLLSEHHIQIDTMTCNGETGLLVAAFGFEAQMIEHANRSEKNRSGQLAYISGFINALSDGHKQHVTLRTDNQPEQSLDIASLVVANAAPITTVLAQGGGEPDYQDGLLDLTLIRHEPESASRALSVAQLIATGVSGKAAQESAVSHAHCKQVTLHADSEQIQYSIDGEVKSADSLNIEVNQASLWIMASESTHSN; this is translated from the coding sequence ATGAGCACAGCGCACTACTATCTTGTTTTACTGCTGTTTACCCTGCCACTAATCATATTGAACCTGAACAACTTGATGCTTTTGCCATCTATCTGGCTCAGTGCGTCTATTGCCTGCGTCTACGTAGCTTATGCGCTAGACAGACCAGAACTGTTCCGTAAACGCACCACGGGGCAAGTACCATTTTATATCAAAGTATTGCTGCTACCCTATTTTATAGGGGCGCAGCTCTATAATGCCTGGCAACGATACCAGGACAGTGTGCCACCGGTACAAGAAGTGAAAGACAACTTGTTTTTAGCCTGTCGTTTGTTTCCCAGTGATATCCCCATGCTGCAATCCAAACAAGTTGAAGCAATACTGGATGTTACTGCCGAATTCGACGGCCTGAACTGGTCTGCCGAAGAGCAAGGCTTGTACTACCTGAATATACCCATTTTGGACCATCAAACTCCCAGTGAAACCCAATTGCGACATGCGCTGAACTGGATTACCGTGATGCATCAGCTCAACAAGAAAGTAGTCGTCCATTGTGCGCTGGGACGTGGCCGCTCAGTATTTGTCGTTGCTGCTTACCTGATGCTGCAGGACCCATCCTTATCCGTGGATGATGCCATGCAATTTATCAATGGCAAACGCCAGACAGCGCGCTTAAATCGTTACCAACACCGCCGTCTTAGCTCGCTCATGCATCGCGTGCATGAAGCCCCAAGCGTACGCCTGCCGATAATCATCAACCCTGTTTCGGGTGGCGGAAAGTGGCACTTATACGACAACCAGGTGATTGGCCTGCTGTGCAGCCAGTATACGCTTGTTCTGCACTTTACCGAACAGGACACAGACGTTGCAGCGCTGGCCGCTAAGCTAAGTCAAGACACAGAGCGCCTGATTGCCTGTGGCGGTGATGGTACGCTGACCGCCGTTGCTCATGCGCTGGTAAACAGTGAATGTAAATTGGGCTTTATTCCGCTTGGCACAGCCAATGCGCTGGCACACGTACTGCTGGGGATACGCAGTAAAGTTGATCCTGTCAGCAGTGCCTGTGACGTGCTTTTGAGTGAACATCACATACAAATAGATACCATGACCTGCAACGGCGAGACGGGCCTGTTGGTTGCCGCCTTTGGATTTGAGGCACAAATGATTGAGCACGCCAATCGCAGCGAAAAAAATCGCAGTGGCCAGCTGGCCTACATCAGTGGCTTTATCAATGCACTCTCTGATGGACATAAACAACACGTAACATTGCGCACAGATAATCAGCCAGAACAAAGCTTGGATATTGCCAGTCTGGTGGTCGCCAACGCAGCTCCCATAACCACAGTGCTGGCGCAAGGAGGTGGTGAACCAGATTATCAGGATGGCTTGCTGGATCTAACGCTGATCCGTCATGAGCCAGAGTCTGCATCTCGTGCGCTGAGTGTGGCACAGCTAATCGCCACCGGCGTATCTGGTAAAGCAGCACAGGAAAGTGCCGTTTCACACGCCCACTGCAAGCAAGTCACTTTACACGCAGACTCAGAGCAAATACAGTATAGTATTGATGGTGAAGTAAAAAGTGCCGACAGCCTTAACATTGAAGTGAATCAGGCTTCCTTGTGGATCATGGCTTCAGAGTCGACACATTCAAACTAA
- a CDS encoding DUF6326 family protein — MTNPNSTASEISDGRIRIKLATLWLLVMLNMIYADILAFVSAFITPGVIETLMSGYSGSVKLSQPLLLISAVLIEIPIMMIFLSQFLGYRINRLCNLVAVPLTFVFVLGGVETAPFYLFLAAIQLSLLLSIAWTAIRWHAPAAHPIGSPVN; from the coding sequence ATGACAAACCCAAATTCAACCGCTAGCGAAATATCCGATGGCCGTATTCGCATTAAACTTGCAACGCTTTGGTTGCTGGTGATGCTCAATATGATTTATGCCGATATCCTGGCCTTTGTCTCGGCTTTTATCACGCCTGGCGTCATTGAGACATTGATGAGTGGCTATTCCGGCTCAGTCAAACTATCACAGCCACTGCTACTGATCAGCGCCGTACTCATCGAAATTCCCATTATGATGATTTTTTTATCCCAGTTTCTCGGCTACCGAATAAACCGGTTATGTAACCTTGTGGCCGTCCCGCTTACCTTTGTGTTTGTACTGGGGGGTGTGGAAACCGCTCCCTTTTACCTGTTTCTGGCCGCCATTCAACTTAGCTTACTTTTATCCATTGCCTGGACGGCCATCCGTTGGCATGCCCCTGCCGCACACCCAATCGGAAGCCCCGTCAATTAA
- a CDS encoding DoxX family protein — MVIIATLLAVFFTLAGSQKIFAWSAGVFKIQSEFFRRYGLGRRHMYGIGIIESAAAGLLAFAIIAEQEKALQLGSVLILLTSVGACYFHFKYDTFKDAIAAILTGCGSVSLLVCGLL, encoded by the coding sequence ATGGTTATAATTGCTACTTTGCTGGCTGTTTTCTTTACTCTGGCTGGCTCTCAAAAGATTTTTGCCTGGAGCGCTGGTGTGTTCAAAATACAAAGTGAATTTTTCAGGCGATACGGGCTTGGCAGAAGGCACATGTATGGGATCGGTATCATTGAATCGGCCGCTGCCGGATTGCTAGCCTTTGCTATAATCGCTGAACAAGAAAAAGCTTTGCAGCTTGGCTCGGTCCTAATACTACTGACCTCTGTTGGTGCATGTTACTTCCACTTCAAATATGACACATTCAAAGACGCCATTGCTGCGATACTAACCGGGTGCGGTTCAGTTTCCCTGCTCGTTTGTGGGTTACTGTAG
- a CDS encoding LysR family transcriptional regulator — translation MDKLTCIRLFTEVAKRGSFTHTANALNMTQSAVSKKIAWLEQHLGFTLFHRTSRAIALTTSGKTYLKYSQSLLDTMSEIEHQIRDEQTQISGHIKISAPSAFATQRLADPLCEFMHRYPKVTLDVSVSDQHVDLINEDVDIAIRASALKDSGLKAKKLLDHDACYFAAPQYLKLNGTPSTPESLLTHRCITYALSNPSNIWQLDNKHYTVNEYIRSDSPEMIVKLALSGLGVAAMPSWMVDTHLAEGTLIKLFEDRQGHTLPMYALYKHTEFMPTRLRTMLDFLHEYFTN, via the coding sequence ATGGACAAACTGACCTGTATTAGGCTATTTACTGAAGTGGCTAAAAGAGGAAGCTTTACCCACACAGCAAATGCGCTCAATATGACTCAAAGTGCGGTAAGCAAAAAAATTGCCTGGCTTGAGCAGCACCTTGGCTTTACCCTGTTTCACAGAACATCTCGCGCTATTGCACTAACCACATCAGGAAAGACATACCTTAAATACAGCCAATCGCTGCTCGACACTATGAGCGAAATAGAGCACCAGATCCGTGATGAACAAACACAGATCAGTGGCCATATTAAAATCTCTGCACCCAGTGCTTTCGCAACGCAGCGTCTGGCAGATCCGCTTTGTGAGTTTATGCACCGCTACCCTAAAGTGACTCTGGATGTAAGTGTAAGCGATCAGCATGTAGACCTGATAAATGAGGACGTAGACATTGCAATCCGGGCTTCAGCGCTAAAAGACTCGGGGCTTAAGGCAAAGAAGTTGCTGGACCACGATGCTTGCTACTTCGCAGCGCCTCAATATCTAAAGCTGAATGGCACGCCATCTACCCCCGAATCACTTTTAACCCATCGATGCATCACCTATGCTCTCAGTAATCCCTCTAATATCTGGCAGTTAGATAACAAACACTACACTGTTAATGAATATATCAGATCTGACAGTCCGGAAATGATTGTTAAATTAGCCCTTTCAGGGTTAGGCGTTGCAGCCATGCCGAGCTGGATGGTTGATACACACCTGGCAGAAGGCACGCTCATTAAATTATTTGAAGACAGGCAAGGTCATACACTGCCGATGTACGCGCTCTATAAGCATACCGAGTTTATGCCAACGAGATTGCGCACTATGCTTGATTTTCTTCATGAATATTTCACCAACTAA